One Diospyros lotus cultivar Yz01 chromosome 1, ASM1463336v1, whole genome shotgun sequence genomic window carries:
- the LOC127790521 gene encoding uncharacterized protein LOC127790521, whose protein sequence is MTTLQGKSHLHVEADGGGRPSNAVSGGANDSRSSTSSDSDGRSWHSTAGASSSLSAAEIVGVSDKRESSASECSVEVDLESGVPDVKVHLTKAERDCRICHLSLDASNQDSGIAIELGCSCKDDLASAHKHCAEAWFKIKGNKVCEICGSTARNVAGPSEAETMEQWNESNDAASVAAVAPAPTTETRNFWQGHRFLNFLLACMVFAFVISWLFHFNVPS, encoded by the exons ATGACAACTCTGCAAGGGAAGTCCCATCTTCATGTAGAAGCAGACGGCGGCGGCCGGCCTTCCAACGCCGTGAGCGGCGGAGCGAATGACAGCCGCAGCTCCACCTCCTCCGACTCTGACGGCCGGTCGTGGCACTCCACGGCCGGCGCTTCCTCGAGCTTGTCGGCGGCTGAGATTGTGGGCGTATCTGACAAGAGGGAGTCCTCTGCATCGGAGTGTTCTGTGGAGGTGGATCTGGAATCTGGGGTCCCGGATGTGAAGGTACATTTGACCAAAGCCGAGAGGGATTGTAGAATTTGTCATCTGAGCTTGGATGCAAGCAATCAAGATTCTGGAATAGCTATTGAGCTGGGCTGCTCTTGTAAAGATGATTTAGCTTCTGCCCACAAACATTGTGCTGAAGCTTGGTTCAAGATTAAGGGCAACAA AGTCTGTGAGATCTGTGGATCGACTGCACGCAATGTCGCTGGTCCAAGCGAGGCCGAGACGATGGAGCAGTGGAACGAGTCAAATGACGCGGCATCTGTGGCAGCCGTGGCACCCGCCCCTACAACAGAGACCCGAAACTTCTGGCAGGGCCACCGGTTTCTTAACTTCTTGCTGGCTTGTATGGTCTTCGCCTTTGTCATCTCGTGGCTGTTTCACTTTAATGTGCCCTCATGA